Proteins co-encoded in one Acidobacteriota bacterium genomic window:
- a CDS encoding TonB-dependent receptor, whose protein sequence is MFNAATAWAADRTVKVCVKDEQGNAISGAQVLLRSRPVIFASSDDTGCARVLAQSSKTTVEVSHAGFATVSQPIGTGDINIMLHVAAENSVVEVTAARTPLSLDASASSVRTMSAQQLGEAPGFNLDDKLRQVAGFQLFRRTGSWVANPTTQGTSLRGLGSTAASRTLVLSDQIPLNDPFGGWIHWNEIPLLAMRNVELMRGGASDLYGSSAIGGVIDVNPVTPEQFDYVLDLSGSSEDTSSLNGLLTGAVKGWSGLGAASLFHTGGYTLIAPEVRGAVDVPSNVHSQSGRLEVQHEAGPGAVFLRGNLLNEARSNGTPLTTNATRIWRYATGGDWSDGGNGRVLLRLHGANQGYRQSFSAVGANRATERLTRLQIVPSAQLGAVGQWAHSYGPLTLVAGADVLDTRGRDAETPVTNNVAQQTVSISARQRDTGVYGEALWQPHGWSVAFSSRVDRFSTFDARQTGVTPAPVLPQIGETIFDPRLGVVKQLRGGVSLTASAFRAFRGPSMNELYRTGQVGQQTTQANPALRSERATGWEAGGLWNVRRIGTVRSSYFWTQVNRPIAAVQISVTPTSQLLQRQNLGQLTSKGITAEVEMRPVSFLAVTAGYQYANSTVTKYQVDPTLVGKWTAQVPRNSATLQARMEKRQWGVFAVDLRTSGQQFDDTANQFRLNTYAQVDLYAEHSFGHKFRLYAAVQNLADSRIEAGRTPNLTLAAPRIITGGIRIH, encoded by the coding sequence GTGTTCAATGCTGCAACGGCGTGGGCGGCCGATCGTACGGTAAAGGTGTGTGTTAAGGATGAGCAGGGCAATGCTATCAGCGGTGCCCAGGTTCTTCTGCGGTCGAGGCCTGTCATTTTTGCATCGAGCGACGATACGGGGTGTGCCCGTGTTCTGGCTCAGAGTTCCAAAACCACCGTTGAGGTCTCGCACGCAGGTTTCGCAACCGTGTCGCAGCCGATTGGAACTGGCGACATCAACATAATGTTGCATGTCGCTGCGGAAAATTCCGTTGTTGAAGTGACGGCGGCACGCACTCCGCTCTCGCTTGACGCCAGCGCCAGCAGCGTTCGTACCATGTCGGCGCAGCAGCTTGGCGAGGCGCCGGGCTTCAATCTCGACGACAAGCTGCGCCAGGTGGCTGGATTCCAATTGTTCCGCCGGACGGGCTCGTGGGTCGCCAACCCGACCACGCAGGGAACTTCTCTGCGTGGGCTTGGTTCCACAGCCGCCAGCCGCACGCTTGTGCTAAGCGACCAGATTCCTCTCAACGATCCTTTTGGCGGATGGATTCACTGGAACGAGATTCCTCTGTTGGCGATGCGCAACGTGGAGCTGATGCGTGGTGGTGCCTCTGACCTGTATGGTTCGAGCGCTATCGGCGGCGTCATCGATGTGAATCCCGTGACTCCTGAACAGTTCGATTATGTCCTCGATCTCAGCGGATCGAGCGAGGACACGTCTAGCCTGAACGGCCTGCTGACGGGTGCTGTGAAGGGCTGGAGTGGGCTAGGCGCGGCGTCCCTGTTTCACACTGGAGGTTATACGCTGATTGCCCCGGAGGTACGTGGCGCCGTGGATGTTCCCTCCAACGTGCACTCGCAGAGCGGGCGGCTTGAGGTGCAGCACGAGGCAGGTCCGGGTGCGGTCTTCCTTCGCGGGAACCTGCTGAACGAAGCGCGCAGCAATGGAACTCCGCTGACGACAAACGCGACACGCATCTGGCGCTATGCCACAGGCGGGGACTGGAGCGACGGTGGCAACGGTCGAGTTCTGCTTCGCCTGCACGGAGCGAACCAGGGTTATCGGCAGAGCTTTTCGGCCGTCGGCGCGAACCGTGCAACAGAGAGACTGACGCGCCTCCAGATTGTTCCATCCGCGCAGTTGGGAGCGGTAGGCCAGTGGGCGCACAGCTACGGCCCTCTCACACTGGTTGCAGGCGCCGATGTGCTGGATACGCGCGGCAGGGATGCGGAGACACCCGTTACCAACAACGTTGCTCAGCAGACCGTCAGCATCAGCGCACGGCAGCGTGACACCGGCGTTTATGGTGAGGCGCTGTGGCAGCCCCATGGATGGTCGGTCGCGTTTTCATCGCGCGTTGATCGCTTTTCCACCTTCGATGCACGGCAGACTGGAGTCACTCCTGCACCGGTTCTTCCGCAGATTGGGGAGACGATCTTCGATCCTCGACTGGGAGTTGTGAAGCAGCTCCGCGGCGGCGTCTCACTGACAGCTTCAGCGTTTCGCGCGTTCCGAGGACCGTCGATGAATGAGCTCTACCGCACAGGGCAGGTTGGGCAGCAGACGACCCAGGCAAATCCTGCGCTTCGCTCCGAGCGTGCGACAGGATGGGAGGCGGGCGGCTTGTGGAACGTTCGCCGTATTGGAACGGTGCGGTCCAGCTACTTCTGGACGCAGGTCAATCGCCCGATTGCGGCGGTGCAGATCAGTGTGACGCCGACGAGTCAGTTATTGCAGCGGCAGAATCTCGGACAACTGACGAGCAAAGGCATCACCGCCGAGGTCGAGATGCGGCCTGTCAGTTTTCTTGCAGTCACCGCCGGGTACCAGTATGCCAACTCGACGGTCACGAAGTACCAGGTCGATCCGACGCTGGTCGGCAAGTGGACGGCGCAGGTTCCGCGCAACTCCGCAACGCTTCAGGCGCGTATGGAGAAGCGGCAGTGGGGCGTCTTTGCAGTCGATCTCAGGACGAGCGGGCAGCAGTTCGACGATACCGCCAACCAGTTCCGGCTGAATACTTATGCGCAGGTCGATCTCTACGCTGAGCACTCCTTCGGTCACAAGTTTCGTCTCTATGCGGCAGTGCAGAACCTGGCGGACTCACGTATTGAAGCTGGCCGGACACCGAACCTGACACTGGCCGCGCCGCGGATCATTACCGGGGGCATCCGAATCCACTGA
- a CDS encoding alpha-D-glucose phosphate-specific phosphoglucomutase translates to MSSNETNKPGHLPSLDSLVDLPRLITAYYALHPDAAIAAQRVAFGTSGHRGNSFAASFNDDHIAAITQAIVEYRTAQHTLGPLFLARDTHALSEPAFTTALEVLAANDVEVMIDEHLGYTPTPALSHAILTRNANPKLHRADGIVITPSHNPPEDGGFKYNPPNGGPADTSATKWIENRANELITAGLKGVKRTTYAKALSAEKTYRHDYITAYVTDLANVIDFDIIRSSALKLAVDPLGGAGVHYWPRIAEQYKLPLEVLNTHVDPTFRFMTLDWDGRIRMDCSSPYAMASMIANKDKFDVAWACDTDHDRHGVVTRSTGLLNPNHYLAVMIQYLFTSRPEWGAKTAIGKTLVSSSIIDRVAKGLNRPMLEVPVGFKWFVDGLIDGSLGFVGEESAGATFLRRNGTVWTTDKDGLIPGLLAAEMTARTGKDPGVLYAELTAKYGNPVYQRIDAAATKDQKAKLGKLSPSQVKAKELAGEPITAILTEAPGNHAPIGGLKVTTENGWFAARPSGTEDVYKIYAESFKGPNHLKQIQSEAQALVNAAIA, encoded by the coding sequence ATGAGCTCCAATGAGACCAACAAGCCCGGCCACCTCCCCTCCCTCGACTCGCTTGTCGATCTGCCGCGGCTGATCACCGCCTATTACGCCCTACATCCCGACGCCGCGATCGCCGCGCAGCGTGTCGCCTTCGGAACCTCCGGACATCGCGGCAACTCCTTCGCTGCATCCTTCAACGACGACCACATCGCCGCCATCACGCAAGCCATCGTTGAATACCGCACCGCACAACACACGCTTGGGCCGCTGTTTCTTGCCCGCGACACCCACGCTCTCTCCGAACCCGCCTTCACGACTGCGCTCGAAGTTCTTGCAGCCAACGACGTCGAGGTGATGATCGACGAACACCTGGGCTACACCCCCACGCCCGCCCTCTCGCACGCGATCCTGACGCGCAACGCCAACCCGAAGCTGCACCGCGCCGACGGCATCGTCATCACTCCATCGCACAATCCTCCTGAAGACGGAGGCTTCAAGTACAACCCTCCCAACGGTGGCCCGGCAGACACATCCGCAACCAAGTGGATTGAGAACCGCGCCAACGAACTCATCACAGCAGGCCTGAAGGGCGTCAAGCGCACCACCTACGCCAAAGCGCTCTCGGCGGAGAAGACCTACCGCCACGACTACATCACGGCCTACGTCACCGACCTCGCCAACGTCATCGACTTCGACATCATCCGCAGCTCCGCGCTCAAGCTCGCCGTCGACCCACTCGGCGGCGCAGGCGTTCACTACTGGCCGCGCATCGCCGAGCAGTACAAGCTGCCTCTCGAAGTCCTGAACACGCACGTCGATCCCACCTTCCGCTTCATGACTCTCGACTGGGACGGCCGCATCCGCATGGACTGCTCCAGCCCCTACGCCATGGCAAGCATGATCGCGAACAAGGACAAGTTTGACGTTGCCTGGGCATGCGACACCGACCACGATCGCCACGGTGTCGTCACACGCTCCACCGGATTGCTGAATCCCAACCACTACCTCGCCGTGATGATCCAGTACCTCTTCACCAGCCGGCCGGAGTGGGGAGCAAAGACCGCCATCGGCAAGACCCTTGTCTCATCGAGCATCATCGATCGCGTCGCCAAGGGCCTCAACCGTCCCATGCTCGAGGTCCCCGTCGGTTTCAAGTGGTTCGTCGATGGCCTCATCGATGGCTCACTCGGCTTCGTCGGCGAAGAGTCGGCTGGCGCCACCTTCCTGCGCCGCAACGGCACCGTGTGGACAACCGACAAGGACGGCCTGATCCCCGGCCTGCTAGCCGCCGAGATGACCGCCCGCACCGGCAAAGACCCCGGTGTACTCTACGCTGAACTCACCGCAAAGTACGGCAACCCGGTCTACCAGCGCATCGACGCCGCCGCCACCAAGGATCAGAAGGCCAAACTGGGCAAGCTCTCGCCTTCGCAGGTCAAGGCAAAGGAGCTTGCTGGTGAACCGATCACGGCCATCCTTACAGAAGCGCCCGGCAACCACGCCCCTATCGGCGGCTTGAAGGTCACCACGGAAAACGGTTGGTTCGCCGCGCGGCCATCGGGCACCGAAGACGTCTACAAGATCTACGCCGAAAGCTTCAAAGGTCCCAATCACCTGAAGCAGATTCAGAGTGAAGCGCAGGCGCTGGTGAACGCCGCTATCGCCTGA
- a CDS encoding collagen-like protein — translation MGLVVKIVRSAGLAAALLVAADMAAIAVEPVLIADTHVNSARPTANSGAISNLNVGGGYTALLQFDLGTLPSGTTSSQISRALLRLYCNRADTPGLVSVQPVGASWGEYSVTFNTLPQLGAAQQVMSVAQAGTYVWVDVTAMVQGWVAAPSSNNGLALTAGTASVQFDSKENDLTGHAPLLDVVLVSQGPVGPKGDPGAIGPQGPPGAGGAIGPAGIQGAAGPMGPQGPKGDAGVQGLQGLQGPVGAAGPAGVQGVAGATGPAGSPGLIYQGAYASTTNYALGDVVFWQGASYVSLGAVNHGNTPSASPSQWGVLTAQGPQGLQGPVGATGAAGPQGLPGSVGPPGEQGPQGIQGIAGQAGAQGIPGAQGQQGLQGPIGPQGAAGPAGMAFRGAYSSTTNYAIGDGVTFGSSGYVSLVDNNHGNTPDQSAGAWAVFAAGTPGLTGAAGATGSQGPIGAQGPAGPQGPQGQQGAIGPQGPPVANYTGNYSSAANYALNDAVSYNGSTYISLVAGNAGNTPASSPLQWAVLAAQGPAGSTGATGAQGPAGPAGATGATGPAGPQGPPVSFSGGWLTSRSYAVGDAVSYSGGSYIAIAANSARQPDVSPAYWAVLAQAGVAGAAGATGTQGPQGTQGPAGVTYRGPWSATTGYMANDAVFYAGSTYLALATSMGSAPDISPSAWAVLAQAGSAGATGPSGVAATVAVGTVSTGAAGTLASVTNTGTPLAAVLNFTIPQGAAGASGGGGGAGTSGIPFASMYHSVSFNTLYYSVNNTSTSASESAQVLTWAPNGCTASSLSVYSQQSNTITVTVRTGASGAMADSALSCSAASGGQCTVTGAVAVPAGGFVDLSITGASGAAAGVWTALVCN, via the coding sequence ATGGGTTTGGTTGTGAAGATCGTGCGTTCTGCGGGACTGGCAGCGGCACTGCTGGTCGCGGCCGATATGGCCGCCATCGCAGTCGAGCCAGTGCTGATCGCCGATACGCACGTCAACAGCGCGCGGCCAACTGCGAACAGCGGCGCCATCTCGAACCTGAACGTTGGCGGCGGCTATACCGCATTGCTCCAGTTCGATCTTGGCACACTTCCCAGTGGAACGACTTCGTCCCAGATTTCCCGTGCCTTGCTGCGGCTTTACTGCAATCGTGCGGATACGCCGGGGCTGGTGAGCGTGCAGCCTGTAGGCGCGTCGTGGGGGGAGTACAGCGTCACCTTCAACACGCTGCCTCAACTGGGTGCGGCGCAGCAGGTGATGTCAGTCGCACAGGCGGGGACATATGTCTGGGTGGATGTGACGGCAATGGTCCAGGGGTGGGTAGCAGCTCCTTCGAGTAACAACGGCCTTGCCCTGACAGCAGGCACCGCTTCGGTTCAATTCGACAGCAAGGAGAATGACCTCACGGGACATGCCCCTCTGCTTGATGTGGTGCTGGTCTCGCAGGGGCCAGTTGGGCCTAAGGGAGATCCCGGCGCAATCGGCCCGCAGGGGCCACCCGGCGCGGGTGGTGCTATCGGCCCTGCGGGAATTCAGGGTGCGGCAGGGCCAATGGGGCCCCAGGGGCCGAAGGGGGATGCCGGTGTTCAGGGGCTTCAGGGACTGCAAGGCCCTGTGGGCGCTGCGGGGCCAGCCGGTGTACAGGGAGTTGCCGGGGCTACAGGCCCTGCCGGATCGCCCGGGCTGATCTACCAAGGGGCCTATGCTTCAACGACGAACTACGCGTTGGGTGACGTGGTGTTCTGGCAGGGGGCGAGTTATGTCTCGCTTGGAGCAGTCAACCATGGGAATACACCATCGGCCAGCCCTTCTCAGTGGGGAGTTTTGACGGCGCAGGGACCCCAAGGTCTTCAAGGGCCGGTGGGCGCGACGGGAGCTGCCGGGCCGCAAGGGCTTCCGGGATCGGTTGGGCCTCCAGGCGAGCAGGGGCCTCAGGGAATTCAGGGAATCGCCGGGCAGGCGGGTGCGCAGGGAATCCCGGGCGCTCAGGGGCAGCAGGGCTTGCAGGGGCCGATTGGGCCTCAGGGGGCGGCGGGGCCGGCGGGGATGGCCTTTCGCGGCGCGTACTCGTCGACGACGAACTATGCGATTGGCGACGGAGTGACCTTCGGCTCGTCGGGATACGTCTCTCTGGTGGACAACAATCATGGCAACACGCCTGACCAGAGTGCGGGCGCGTGGGCTGTCTTCGCCGCCGGTACTCCTGGTCTGACAGGTGCGGCGGGGGCTACTGGGTCTCAGGGGCCAATCGGCGCGCAGGGACCGGCTGGTCCACAAGGGCCGCAAGGGCAACAGGGAGCGATAGGGCCGCAGGGGCCTCCTGTAGCGAACTACACGGGCAACTACAGCTCGGCGGCGAACTATGCGCTCAACGATGCCGTGAGCTATAACGGCTCGACGTACATCTCGCTCGTCGCGGGCAATGCGGGCAACACGCCCGCGTCGAGCCCGCTGCAATGGGCGGTGCTTGCGGCCCAGGGTCCTGCTGGTTCAACGGGCGCAACAGGCGCTCAAGGTCCTGCTGGTCCGGCTGGTGCAACTGGAGCTACAGGACCAGCAGGACCTCAGGGGCCGCCGGTCAGCTTCAGCGGGGGCTGGTTAACTTCGCGTTCCTACGCTGTTGGCGATGCGGTAAGCTACAGCGGAGGAAGCTATATCGCCATCGCCGCAAATAGTGCCCGGCAGCCCGATGTAAGCCCGGCTTACTGGGCCGTGCTTGCCCAGGCGGGAGTTGCTGGAGCCGCTGGCGCAACCGGAACGCAGGGCCCCCAAGGCACACAAGGCCCGGCGGGTGTGACATACCGGGGGCCATGGTCTGCCACGACCGGCTACATGGCGAACGATGCGGTCTTCTATGCAGGCAGCACCTATCTCGCGTTGGCAACAAGCATGGGGTCGGCCCCGGACATCAGTCCATCCGCATGGGCCGTGCTTGCACAGGCGGGGAGTGCAGGTGCGACAGGACCTTCAGGAGTGGCCGCGACGGTGGCTGTGGGGACTGTATCGACGGGCGCTGCCGGGACCCTGGCGTCAGTGACGAACACAGGCACACCGTTGGCGGCGGTGCTTAACTTCACCATCCCGCAGGGCGCTGCCGGGGCTTCGGGAGGTGGCGGTGGAGCTGGGACAAGCGGCATTCCGTTTGCGTCGATGTATCACTCTGTATCCTTCAACACGCTGTACTACTCGGTGAACAACACATCGACCAGCGCCTCGGAGAGTGCGCAGGTGCTGACGTGGGCGCCGAACGGCTGCACGGCATCATCGCTGAGCGTCTACTCGCAGCAATCGAACACAATTACGGTTACGGTGCGAACGGGAGCGTCTGGCGCGATGGCGGACTCCGCGCTCTCCTGCTCGGCTGCAAGCGGGGGACAATGCACCGTAACGGGAGCCGTTGCCGTTCCTGCCGGAGGGTTTGTCGACCTCTCGATAACCGGGGCCAGTGGAGCTGCGGCTGGCGTCTGGACGGCCCTTGTATGCAACTGA
- a CDS encoding glycoside hydrolase family 88 protein → MKLFQVAALGTMAAAQAMGANSLLAQGALKIDEPSAKMAASIMQQWPRGVVSTENHPGAWAYEEGVLLDGMAAQWHATANGDDFRYIKDSVDKYVDADGTIKGYNADAHSLDEIEMGRAVLLVYRVTQQPKYYKAAKYIHDQLALQPRTASGGYWHKKIYPNQMWLDGAYMAAPFRAAYAATFQEPSDYDDIARQLLMMFDHMRDPKTGLLKHGWDESKQMKWADPATGLSPEIWSRALGWYAMALVDVLDWLPADHPQRAALVTALNRTIAPVIAYQDKKTGLWWQVMDKGAQKGNFAEASASCMFVYAIAKGVRMGYLPQADEASARKGWQGIQRAFVKSDADGKMELDGTVKVGGLGGTPYRSGTFDYYIGETTRVNDAKGVGAYLLAGAEMGQSSTEALGQGKTVMVDAWFNSQKRKNAAGQTELFHYKWDDDANPGFSFFGRAFQRYGVKLATLKTAPTVADLNKAQIYLMASPDIPAKNPTPNYMDKASGDAIEAWVKAGGVLILMENDKTNSEFEHFNTMSERFGIHFNAVLRNTVENNNWPQGTVMVPAGTGIFTYPHKAYLKEISTITISGPAKAVLTDKGDVLMAETRFGKGTVFAVVDPWVYNEYVDRRNKLPLDFDGFDAAIDLAGWAVRQSK, encoded by the coding sequence ATGAAGTTGTTTCAAGTAGCGGCTTTGGGGACGATGGCGGCAGCTCAGGCGATGGGCGCAAACTCTCTGCTGGCGCAGGGAGCGCTGAAGATTGACGAACCCTCGGCGAAGATGGCAGCTTCGATCATGCAGCAGTGGCCTCGCGGGGTCGTCAGCACCGAGAACCACCCTGGCGCATGGGCCTATGAAGAGGGTGTGCTGCTGGATGGCATGGCCGCACAGTGGCATGCGACCGCCAACGGCGACGACTTCCGCTACATCAAGGATTCGGTCGATAAATACGTCGATGCCGACGGCACGATCAAGGGATACAACGCCGACGCGCACAGCCTGGACGAGATTGAGATGGGTCGCGCCGTTTTGCTCGTCTACCGTGTGACCCAGCAGCCGAAGTACTACAAGGCCGCGAAGTATATTCACGATCAGCTTGCCTTGCAGCCGCGGACTGCGAGTGGCGGCTACTGGCACAAGAAGATCTACCCCAACCAGATGTGGCTGGACGGCGCCTACATGGCTGCACCTTTTCGTGCGGCCTATGCCGCGACCTTCCAGGAACCCTCAGACTACGACGACATCGCCAGACAGCTTTTGATGATGTTCGACCACATGCGCGATCCCAAGACCGGCCTGTTGAAGCATGGATGGGATGAATCGAAGCAGATGAAGTGGGCCGATCCCGCGACAGGTCTCTCGCCGGAGATATGGAGCCGAGCGCTCGGATGGTATGCCATGGCGCTGGTCGATGTGCTGGACTGGCTCCCTGCGGACCATCCGCAGCGTGCGGCGCTTGTAACGGCGCTCAACCGCACGATTGCGCCAGTCATTGCGTATCAGGACAAGAAGACCGGACTGTGGTGGCAGGTGATGGACAAGGGCGCGCAAAAGGGCAACTTCGCCGAAGCCTCTGCAAGCTGTATGTTCGTCTACGCGATCGCCAAGGGGGTGCGGATGGGATACCTGCCGCAGGCTGACGAGGCGAGCGCCCGTAAGGGATGGCAGGGAATTCAGAGGGCCTTCGTAAAATCCGATGCCGACGGAAAGATGGAACTGGATGGAACGGTAAAGGTTGGCGGTCTTGGCGGTACACCATATCGCTCCGGAACATTTGACTACTACATCGGCGAGACGACCCGTGTGAATGACGCGAAGGGAGTGGGCGCTTATCTGCTCGCCGGGGCCGAGATGGGACAGTCCTCGACCGAGGCATTGGGGCAAGGAAAGACCGTGATGGTCGACGCCTGGTTCAACTCGCAGAAGCGCAAAAATGCGGCGGGACAGACGGAGCTCTTCCACTACAAGTGGGACGACGATGCCAATCCGGGCTTTTCGTTCTTCGGACGCGCCTTTCAGCGTTACGGCGTCAAGCTGGCAACTCTCAAGACCGCACCTACAGTAGCCGATCTCAACAAAGCGCAGATATATCTGATGGCTTCGCCCGATATTCCTGCGAAGAACCCGACTCCGAATTACATGGACAAGGCCAGCGGCGACGCCATCGAGGCCTGGGTCAAGGCTGGCGGTGTGCTGATTCTGATGGAGAACGACAAGACGAACTCCGAGTTTGAACACTTCAACACGATGAGCGAGCGCTTCGGAATCCACTTCAACGCCGTACTGCGCAATACGGTCGAAAACAACAACTGGCCGCAGGGAACGGTGATGGTTCCAGCAGGTACAGGTATCTTTACTTACCCGCACAAGGCGTATCTGAAGGAGATCAGTACGATCACCATCTCCGGCCCAGCGAAGGCAGTTTTGACCGACAAAGGCGATGTGTTGATGGCAGAGACCAGGTTCGGCAAAGGAACGGTCTTTGCCGTTGTGGACCCGTGGGTCTACAACGAGTACGTCGACAGACGCAATAAGCTGCCGCTCGATTTTGACGGCTTTGACGCCGCAATCGATCTGGCGGGATGGGCCGTTCGGCAGTCGAAGTAG
- a CDS encoding Hpt domain-containing protein, with protein sequence MQTLTLPANDLLIRYHFRVNSKEGHLTFFLRLIHMSAKLAAAEEISALLANLWQRHLPSMRERLALLDKTALLAASGRLDETERAEAQSVAHKLSGNLGMFGYGDAGSVAGKIEEILKRPTQQSLLHLASLARELRGILAPHL encoded by the coding sequence GTGCAGACCCTCACGCTCCCTGCCAATGATCTCCTCATTCGCTACCACTTTCGTGTTAACTCAAAAGAGGGCCACCTTACCTTCTTTTTGCGTCTTATTCACATGAGCGCAAAACTGGCAGCAGCAGAAGAGATCTCCGCCCTACTGGCAAATCTCTGGCAACGTCATCTCCCCTCGATGCGGGAGCGCCTTGCGCTGCTGGACAAGACCGCGTTGCTGGCGGCATCAGGCAGACTCGACGAGACGGAGCGTGCCGAGGCACAGTCTGTCGCGCACAAACTCTCGGGAAACCTTGGCATGTTCGGCTACGGAGATGCAGGCTCGGTCGCTGGCAAGATCGAAGAGATCCTGAAGAGGCCAACGCAGCAGTCGTTGCTGCATCTCGCGTCCCTCGCCCGCGAGCTTCGCGGGATTCTTGCTCCACATCTCTAA
- a CDS encoding response regulator: protein MRRVLIIDDEDDIREVAALSLEATAGWQIFTAESGARGIEVAIAHQPDAILMDVMMPEIDGPSTFREMQQIPSIAHIPVVLLTAKVQGVDKRRFAGLGVAAVLFKPFDPLTLAEQIADALHWTDNHSANRSAETSSTPR, encoded by the coding sequence ATGCGAAGAGTTCTGATTATTGACGACGAGGATGATATCCGCGAAGTAGCGGCCTTGTCGCTGGAAGCAACTGCGGGCTGGCAGATATTCACAGCCGAGTCTGGCGCTCGAGGAATCGAAGTCGCCATTGCGCACCAGCCTGATGCCATCCTGATGGATGTCATGATGCCTGAGATCGATGGTCCATCCACCTTTCGGGAGATGCAACAGATTCCTTCCATCGCCCACATCCCCGTTGTGCTTCTGACGGCTAAAGTTCAAGGTGTGGACAAGCGGCGGTTTGCCGGGCTTGGCGTCGCAGCCGTGCTCTTCAAACCCTTCGATCCATTGACTTTGGCGGAGCAAATCGCAGACGCTCTTCACTGGACGGACAATCACTCAGCCAACCGAAGCGCAGAGACCTCCTCGACCCCACGATAG
- a CDS encoding response regulator — protein MHMLPVLAFLSLLATYGILLYAFLRAQRTTRDLATQLSKAREQQHQDKIQLTERSQLDTLKDEFISTVSHELRTPLTSIRGALGLLSSGTIGQFDAKALNLLRIATTNTDRLIRLINDILDLERMESGRAPLQIRRCSLRDLCQQAIETMTPMADTNSVHLELVPFTVAQAASPEALFFDGDSDRILQVLTNLLSNAIKFSPAASTVRIHTDATADSILLKVVDEGRGIPTDKLDSIFDRFQQVEPSDARQRGGTGLGLAICRSIVQQHSGSIWAQKNLVKGTTLYVMLPRTTRATDVSLPAALPPRGEGAILVCDDDAGIRTVVSEHLTRQGYTVIEASSGDQALTLAAETQVEAILLDLYMPGLSGWETLQRLRNNPVTANIPVVVLSVLSSTLRPQLTGDAQGWVQKPFNENLLFAELGRVLHHGDGPAYVLLVEDDHDLASVLIANFQDAAVHVDHASTRQEAIRQCISRKPDLLILDLTLPDGDGFSFVEWLRQQPPLKSLPLVVYSGREISDAEMSRLRLGPTEFLTKAKVQPHEVEELVLSMVQRIRSRFSDLTTAGPAS, from the coding sequence ATGCATATGCTCCCCGTCCTTGCTTTCTTGTCGCTATTGGCAACATATGGAATCTTGCTTTACGCCTTCTTGAGGGCACAGCGGACGACACGCGATCTGGCCACGCAGCTAAGCAAGGCGCGCGAGCAGCAGCACCAGGACAAGATTCAGCTCACCGAACGGTCTCAGCTTGACACCCTGAAGGACGAGTTCATCTCGACGGTCTCGCACGAGCTGCGCACGCCGTTGACCAGCATTCGCGGCGCACTCGGGCTTCTCTCCTCCGGCACCATCGGGCAGTTCGACGCCAAGGCGCTCAACCTGCTTCGCATCGCAACGACAAACACCGACCGCCTGATCCGTCTGATCAACGACATCCTCGACCTCGAGCGCATGGAATCGGGACGCGCCCCATTGCAGATCCGCCGCTGCTCTCTGCGCGACCTCTGCCAGCAGGCCATTGAGACCATGACGCCGATGGCTGACACAAACTCGGTGCACCTTGAGCTTGTTCCCTTCACCGTCGCCCAGGCTGCGTCCCCCGAAGCCCTCTTCTTCGACGGAGACTCCGACCGCATCCTGCAGGTGCTGACGAACCTTCTCTCGAATGCCATCAAATTCTCGCCTGCTGCCTCTACAGTCCGCATTCATACCGATGCGACCGCGGACTCGATTCTGCTGAAGGTTGTCGATGAAGGCCGTGGCATCCCAACCGATAAGCTGGACTCCATCTTCGACCGCTTCCAGCAGGTCGAACCATCCGATGCACGCCAGCGCGGCGGAACCGGTCTGGGGCTCGCGATCTGCCGCAGCATCGTCCAGCAGCATAGCGGCTCGATCTGGGCGCAGAAGAATCTCGTCAAGGGCACGACGCTCTACGTGATGCTGCCGCGCACAACGCGCGCTACAGACGTATCGCTCCCAGCCGCATTGCCTCCGCGTGGAGAAGGCGCGATCCTTGTCTGCGACGACGACGCCGGCATTCGCACGGTCGTCTCCGAACATCTCACGCGCCAGGGTTACACCGTCATCGAGGCAAGCTCGGGCGACCAGGCCCTCACACTCGCTGCCGAGACGCAGGTGGAAGCAATTCTCCTGGATCTCTACATGCCCGGCCTTAGCGGGTGGGAGACATTGCAGCGTCTACGCAACAATCCTGTAACCGCAAATATCCCGGTCGTTGTTCTCAGCGTTCTCTCGTCGACGTTGCGCCCCCAGCTTACCGGCGATGCACAGGGATGGGTGCAGAAGCCCTTCAATGAAAATCTGCTCTTCGCAGAGCTGGGGCGTGTCCTCCACCATGGCGATGGACCGGCCTATGTTCTTCTGGTGGAAGACGACCATGACCTTGCCAGTGTTCTGATTGCAAACTTCCAGGACGCCGCCGTGCATGTGGATCACGCCTCCACCAGGCAGGAGGCCATCCGGCAGTGCATCAGCCGCAAGCCCGACCTTTTGATCCTCGACCTTACGCTGCCTGACGGCGACGGGTTCTCCTTCGTGGAGTGGCTGCGGCAGCAACCGCCGCTGAAGTCGTTGCCGCTGGTCGTCTACTCTGGCCGCGAGATCTCCGACGCCGAGATGTCGCGCCTGCGCCTTGGCCCGACCGAGTTTCTGACGAAGGCGAAGGTGCAGCCTCATGAAGTTGAGGAGTTGGTGTTGTCGATGGTCCAGCGTATCCGTTCCAGGTTCTCAGACCTGACTACAGCTGGCCCGGCATCCTAA